In the genome of Candidatus Omnitrophota bacterium, one region contains:
- a CDS encoding response regulator — translation MEKKMTTIKNNRLLVVDDNRVFADVLCDILKSKEVDATSCYAGEQAISLVKEDRYDYLLLDVLMPGMNGIKAMREIKTLSPETRVILMTGYSVDDEMRREINEANVDVVYKPFEIGAIINMLSGPVVG, via the coding sequence ATGGAGAAAAAGATGACAACAATAAAGAACAACAGGCTTTTGGTGGTGGATGACAACAGGGTGTTCGCGGATGTCCTGTGTGACATACTTAAATCGAAAGAGGTCGACGCCACCAGTTGTTATGCCGGGGAGCAGGCGATAAGCCTGGTCAAGGAAGACCGGTATGATTATCTGCTACTGGATGTGCTCATGCCGGGCATGAACGGTATCAAGGCTATGAGGGAGATAAAGACACTTTCCCCCGAGACCAGGGTCATACTCATGACCGGATATTCGGTCGATGACGAAATGCGGAGAGAGATAAATGAAGCGAACGTGGATGTAGTATATAAGCCGTTCGAGATCGGGGCTATCATAAATATGCTCAGTGGTCCTGTGGTCGGGTAA